The DNA sequence TTTATCAATAACAACTATATGATAGAAGGCTTAAATCTCAGTATGATCGCTGATAGTGTCCATATAAGTCCGGGATATTTAAGCCAGCTGTTTAAACAAATTGTAGGGGAATCATGCATTGAATATCTTTCCAAGGTCAGAATAAACCAGGCAAAGAAGTTATTAAAAGAAACCAACCTGAAAACCTATGAGATTGCATATAAGGTTGGCTACAGCGACCCTCAGTATTTCAGCACCTGCTTTAAGAAATATGTAGGCGTCCCTCCTACCGATTACAGGGATATGCTCACAAACGACATTTTTAATGATGAATGATGCTTAATGTAGATTAAGCATCATTTTTTATTGTCTAAATTCATAAAAATATCAAACAAAATCATTAGATATTCTATTAAAAATTGATAATGAAAATTTTAAAATAGTAAATGTAAGTTAGTAAATCTAAAAAATCTAAAAAATAAGGGAGGCAAAGTTTAATGAAAAATTTGAAAAAAGTAATAGCGGTATTACTTGCATTGACCTTGTCTGTATCTTTGGCAGCATGTGGTCAAAAACAAACAGGGAAGCAAGAACCTGCACAAAAACAGGAAACAGCACCTAAGACTGAAGAAAAAGCTCCGGCAAATGAAACTAAAGCTGAGCCGGTAAAGATTGTCTATGCAAGAGGTATGGACGCAACAAAAGCAAACATCAATATTATCGAGGCATTCAACAAGAAATACGAAGGCAAAATCAAGGTTGAATTCGTAGAAATGCCTTCAGATACTGGTAAACAACACGACCAGTATGTTACCAGTTTCTCAGCAGGCGGTACCGAATATGATGTATTTGACGTCGACGTTATCTGGCCGGCGGAATTTGCACAAGCAGGTTACTCGCTTCCGCTTGACAAATTGATTGAAAAAGATGGCATCAATATGGATGACTATATGAAAGGTCAGGTAGCTGCAGGTACCTTCAAAGGAAAACTATGGGCATTCCCTAAATTCATTGACGCCGGACTCTTATTCTATAGAAAAGATATTGTTGATAAAGCACCGGCAACCTGGGAAGAATTAATTGCAGCAGCAAAAGCAAATAAAGGCAAAAATGGTACAAAATTCGGATACTTAATGCAGGCAAAACAGTATGAAGGTCTTGTATGTAATGCTGTAGAGTTTATCAGTGCTTATGGCGGTTCAGTTGTCGATGGCGATGGCAACATCATCATTAACAGTCCTCAAACTATCAAAGGTTTAAAAGTAATGAAGGAAATCGTAAATTCTGACTTCGTGCCTAACAACATTACTACATTTGCTGAACCAGAATCTCACACAGCATTTATTGAAGGGCAGTCGGTGTTTATCCGTAACTGGCCATATCAGTGGGCATTAGGAAACGATGAAAAACAGTCCAAGATTGTTGGTAAGCTTGCTATGGCTCCACTGCCAAAGGGTGATGCAAGAGCAGCAGCTACTCTAGGCGGTTGGATGACCATGATTAACAAGAATACAAAGCATCCTGAAGCTGCATGGGAATTTGTAAAGTTCATGTGCGGACCTGAAGGGCAGAAAATTTCAGCAATCGATGGCGGTCTTTCTCCTACTTATCTGCCGCTTTACAAAGATGCAGATGTAATTGCAAAGAATCCACATATGGGAGATCCGGGATTTGTTGAAGGTTTAAAAGCCGCTGTACCTAGACCAGTTTCTCCAATCTATCCCAAATTGTCTGAAATTATGCAGATTGAAATATCCAAAGCTTTAGCAGGACAGCAATCTGTTGAAGATGCGGTAAAAAAGATGGATGAACAGATGAAGGCGGCAGTGGCTGCAGCAAAATAATAACAGCACTAGGTTTAAAAGCCATTAAGTGTGACCACTTAATGGCTTTTGTCCAAAAGGGGGTAAAAGTATGGGAAATCGAAAAATGCAGTTGTCGGAAAATGGTCTGGCATATCTGATGGTATTACCAGCTATGATTATTATTTTTATGATCGCACTATGGCCGGTTATTCGATCTTTTTGGTACAGTATGTTTGAATTACAGCTAAATCATCCTACTAAAAATGCCGTACATTTAAAGTACCAATTAGATGTGGAGAGATATGTAGATACACAATTTTACATCAACAGTTCATTCAAAACATTAGCCAAAAGTGTAGAAGAAAGTAAAGCCAATGAGGTAACAGCAATTAAAGCACAACTGGATACGCTCCATAATAATCTGATGAAACTGGATGGTTTCTCCTCTCGTTATGAAACAGTAAAAGACTTATTAGATAGCTTTAAGCCGGTAAATGATGAAAAAATAAGATATTTCAGTATTTCCAAAAAAACTGCCCAGCAATATCTGAATACTATTGCTGAAGTGACAGAACAGTTACAAAAGTTAAGTGAAAAAAGCGATGACCCGGCAAAAGAAACCGCCAGTATCATGGAAGATTTAAGAGTTTCCATTTTGAAACCAAACTTTGTTGGGTTTGATAATTATTTATACTATTTGGATGAATTAAAAATCCGTAATGGTGAATTAGGCAGGTTAGGTAAAGCACTTATAAATACATTTA is a window from the Petroclostridium xylanilyticum genome containing:
- a CDS encoding ABC transporter substrate-binding protein, which produces MKNLKKVIAVLLALTLSVSLAACGQKQTGKQEPAQKQETAPKTEEKAPANETKAEPVKIVYARGMDATKANINIIEAFNKKYEGKIKVEFVEMPSDTGKQHDQYVTSFSAGGTEYDVFDVDVIWPAEFAQAGYSLPLDKLIEKDGINMDDYMKGQVAAGTFKGKLWAFPKFIDAGLLFYRKDIVDKAPATWEELIAAAKANKGKNGTKFGYLMQAKQYEGLVCNAVEFISAYGGSVVDGDGNIIINSPQTIKGLKVMKEIVNSDFVPNNITTFAEPESHTAFIEGQSVFIRNWPYQWALGNDEKQSKIVGKLAMAPLPKGDARAAATLGGWMTMINKNTKHPEAAWEFVKFMCGPEGQKISAIDGGLSPTYLPLYKDADVIAKNPHMGDPGFVEGLKAAVPRPVSPIYPKLSEIMQIEISKALAGQQSVEDAVKKMDEQMKAAVAAAK